From Paenibacillus sp.:
TGCCGGTTTCGCTCGTGACGACCGGGCGTCCTTGCGCGTGGGAGGAGCTGGCCGCGGCGTACCGCCAGCTGAAGCAGACGATGATTTTGGGGCTGGGGGACGGCACGGAGATGCTGCTCACGCATTGCGAGACGGAGGCGCCGCGGGACGGTTACGCCGGCGTGCCCGACCGGCGGCTCGCGGAATTGGAGCAGCTGCTGGAATCCGGCCGGCAGGAGGAGTGGAACTTGCACCTCGACGAGCTGTTCGCGGCGAGCTTCCCGAATTACGCATCTTACGTGCAAGCGTACTACACGGTTGCCGTCATGCTGCTAAAGCATATGAACGAGTGGGGCGCCGGCGCTGCGTCCGACGGGGACGGCTGGAAGAAGCTGATGGACGTGGACAGCCACCCGTCCAGAGAATCGGCCGTGACGTACTTGAAGGGCATCGCTTCCTCGCTGACGGACCGGAGGCAGCGGAATATCGACGAACGGACGCATAAAGTCATCCAAAAAATTAACCAGCATATCCGGGAGCATCTAGCCGACGACCTGTCTTTGGACGCGTTGGCGTCGGTCGTTTATTTGAACGCCTCCTACCTTTCCACGCTGTATAAGCAGTTCGCAGGCGTCAATTTGTCCGACGTGATCGCCGATCTGCGCATCGCCAAAGCGCAAGAGCTGCTCGTCTCTACGCCGCTCAAAATTCACGAAATCGCCGTTCGGGTCGGCTTCGGAACGTCGGGATATTTTACGAGATATTTCAAAAAGCATACCGGCGTCACGCCGCAGGAGTACCGCGCCGCGCACGAAGCTTGACGGGAGGCGGGCGCGAACATGTAAACGAAAGTCAACGCTTCTAGAAGAAGTGAAATATACGCCTCGATCCGCGGGTTCTATACTAAAAGGGAAGACAGCGCTTTCAAACAAAGGGAGGAATTCCGATGATCCGAAGGAAACAAGCGGCGGCTGCGATCGCTTCGATGCTTTGTTTGTCGCTTGCGGTGACCGCATGCAGCGGTGGCAGCGGTGGCGGCGGGGGCGGCGCGGGCGGCGCCGCGAATTCGAGCGAATCCGGGGGCGGCGCGTCCGGCGGCGCGTCCGGGACGTCCGGCGGCGCTTCAACCGAACAGCCCGCGGCCGAGGCGGATCCGTTGTTCGGCAAATACGAGCCGGGCATCGAAATTTCCACCGTCCGCGTCATCGACGAGCTCAAATTCGCGGACGGGGACGATATCGATAACAACGTATGGACGCGCACGTTGAAGGAACGGCTTGGCATTACGATCAACAATCAGTGGGTCGTCAAGCGGGATTTGGGGCAAGAAAAAATGAACGTCACCCTCGCTTCCGGCGATTTGCCGGACATCTTCGGCGTGAGCGATCCGACTCAGCTGAAGCAGCTGGTCGACTCCGAGCAAGTGTACGACTTGACCGAGCTGTATGAGAAGCACGCGTCGCCGCTCGTGAAGGAGTTCGCCGAGGCGACGACGAACGGCCTCGCCGCCGCGACGTTCGACGGCAAGCTGATGGCATTCCCGGCCGGCAACGCCACGATCGACAACGCGCCGATCCTGTGGATTCGCAAAGATTGGCTCGCGAAGCTGAATTTGCCGGAGCCGCAGACGATGGACGACGTGCTGAGAATAGCCGACGCTTTCGCGAATCAAGACCCGGACGGGAACGGGAAGAAGGACAGCTACGGGCTCGCCTTGAATAAGACGCTGTTCTGGGCGAACGGCGGCGGCGCCTTCGGCAGCTTGGAAGGCTTCTTCAACGGCTACCGCGCGTATCCGCAAAGCTGGATCAAAGACGCGAACGGGAACCTGGCCTACGGCAGCATTCAGCCGGAGATGAAGGCGGCGCTCGCTCAGCTGCAGGAGATGTATAAGAACGGCTTGATCGATAAAGAATTCGGCGTCAAGGACGAAAGCAAGGAAGCCGAGCTGGCGAACGCAGGAAAGTTGGGCATGGGGTACGGCATGATGTGGAACACGCTGTGGCCGTTGAATGACGGTCGGAAGAACGATCCGAACACCGACTGGCAGGCGTACCCGATCGTGTCCGCCGACGGCAATCCGGCGAAGCCGCAGACGCCCGCGCTCTCCGTCACCAATTACTACGTCGTGAACAAACATGCGAAAAACCCGGAAGCGCTCTTCAAAATGCTCAATTTGTTCGCGGAGCTGCAGTTCGACCCGAAGACGCCGAAGGAGGTTTGGGAGCAGCATTCCAAAATCAACGGCATCGAAACGTGGACGTACTACCCGTACCCGGTCGGCCGTCCCGACAAAAACTTGAAGATTCATCACAAGGTCGTCGCGACGCTGAAAAGCAGAGATCCGTCGGGGCTGAACCCGGAGGAGCTGGACGCGTACAACAACAGCCTTGCGATGGCGGAAGGTACGGGAGACGCGAACGCATGGGGATATGACAAGGTGTTCGGACCGGAAGGCTCGTTCAAGGTCATCGACAAGTACGTCACGGAGAAACTGCTGCAGCCGAGCGAGTTCTATGTGGCGCCGACGGCGACGATGGTGGATAAGAACGCGACGCTCCTTAAGATGGAGCAGGAAACGTTCACGAAAATCATCATGGGCAGCGCATCGGTCGACGACTTCGACACATTCGTAAGCAATTGGAAAAAGCTCGGCGGCGATCAAATTACCGCGGAAGTGAACGAGTGGTATCAGTCCAAATAAAGACGCTGAGGAGGGCGAGGGGCAACCCTGGCCCTCTTCCGCCGAAGGAAGGAGAGATCCCGTATGAACCACCCGACGGCCGAACGCGAGACGGCGGTCCGGACGACGTCTGCGGCGAGAATCCGCCGGGGCGGCCGGATTCCGCAGCTGCCGCTTCATCTCATGATCCTGCCTGGGCTGCTGCTCGTCGTCATTTATTGCTACGGTCCGATGCTGGGGCTCGTCATCGCGTTTCAAAAATTCGTGCCGGCGCGAGGGATCGGCGCTTCCGAGTGGATCGGGCTTGAAAATTTCAAGTACGTGATGGCTTTGCCGGGCACGATGCAGGTGCTCTGGAATACGGTCGCCATCGCGTTCATGAAAATGGCCGCGCAGCTCGTCGTACCGATCGTCTTCGCGCTCCTTCTGAACGAAGTGAGGAAGGCGGTATTTAAACGCAGCGTACAAACCTTAATTTACCTGCCTCACTTTTTGTCCTGGGTCATTCTCGGCGGCATCCTGATCGACATGCTGTCCCCTTCCGAAGGGATTTTGAAGGACCTGCTGCTTCTTTTCGGCATCGAGCCGATCTACTTCCTAGGCAGCAATTTCTGGTTTCGTTACGTTATCGTCATCTCCGACGTATGGAAGGAATTCGGCTTCAACACGATCGTCTACCTGGCGGCGCTGACGGGCATTAACCCCGCCCTCTACGAGGCGGCTATCGTCGACGGCGCGGGGCGCTGGAAGCAAACGCTGCACATTACGCTGCCGGGCATGTCTTCCATTATTATATTGCTGGCTGTGCTCAGCCTCGGCAACGTACTGAACGCGGGGTTCGATCAAGTGTTCAACTTGTACAGTCCTCAGGTATACCAAACCGGCGACATTATCGATACGTTCGTCTATCGGCTCGGATTGGAACAGGCGCAGTACGGCGTTGCGACGGCCGTGGGGCTGTTCAAGTCGGTCGTCTCTCTGACGTTCATTTCGCTCTCGTATTATTTGGCTTACCGGTTCGCCAATTACCGCATTTTCTAACGAAAGGAGCGATCAGCCGTGGTCGAGCACGTTTCATGGGGGAGAAGGGCGTTCGTCGTTTTTAACTATACGTTCTTGTCCCTCGTCTCCCTCGCTTGCGTACTTCCGTTGATCCATGTGCTGGCCATCTCGTTCTCCTCGAGCGAAGCCGCGGCGGCGGGGCTGGTGAAGCTGTGGCCGGTCGGTTTTACGGTAAAGAGCTATGCGTACGTGGCGCAACAGAAGGCGTTCCTGGCGTCGTTCCTCGTGACGCTGCAGCGTGTCGCCGTGGGCGTCACCCTCAACATGCTCATGACGATCTTGATCGCATACCCGCTGTCGAAGGAATCGAGCGTCTTCCGGCCGCGGACGGCGTACGCTTGGGCTTTCGTCGTTACGATTTTGTTCAACGGCGGATTGATTCCGACCTATATGGTCGTGAAATATACGGGAATTATGGACACGATCTGGGCGCTCGTCCTGCCGACGGCCGTGCCGGTGTTCAACGTCATCTTGATGCTCAATTTCTTCCGCAATTTGCCGAAGGAGATGGAGGAAGCGGCGTTCATGGACGGAGCGGGACAGTGGAGGACGCTGTGGAACGTGTATCTGCCGATGTCGCTGCCATCGCTCGCGACGGTCACCCTCTTCGCGACGGTCGCGCATTGGAACTCCTGGTTCGACGGACTCATCTTCATGAACCGGCCGGAGCATTACCCGCTTCAAAGCTATATGCAGACGGTCATCATCCAGCAGGATTTATCGGCGCTGGCGGCGTCCGACTTGGACGCCCTGAGCCAGGTGAGCACTCGGACGGTGAAAGCCGCGCAAATATTCTTAGGTGCGCTGCCGGTCCTGCTCGTGTACCCGTTCCTGCAGCGGTTCTTCATCAGCGGCATTGTACTCGGCAGCGTGAAGGAATGAACGGACTCCTCAATAGAACAGCCGCTCACCGATCCGGGGCGGCTGTTCTTTCGTATTGACACATTTCCGGGGATGAACCGGAGGGAGGAACCGGGGCGGGGACAACGCCGCAAACCCAGTCGTATCAAGGGTTCTGAATTCGGTTCATGGCCGGAAAGGTGTCTATTGTCTCGTTCGCCCGCGTCCCCGTATAGTGTGGGTAACCGACCGACAGAAAGGGATGTTTATGGATCAAGCTACATTGCAGCGCGAGTCGCTGACGGCGAAGACGACCGCAAAGCGCCGGCGGGGAGCAAGCTTCCTGCGCGATTATCAGCTATACTTGCTGATGATTCTTCCAATCGCGTACTTCATTTTATTCAAGTACGTACCGATGTACGGAACGCTGATCGCGTTCCAGGACTACAGCATCTTCCGAGGCGTGGCGGGCAGCGAATGGGTCGGTCTCGAAAATTTCCGGCAGCTGTTCGCGATGAGTCAATTCTACCTCGTTCTCCGAAACACGCTGCTGTTGAATTTGCTCGACTTGTTGTTTTCGTTTCCCGCGCCGATCTTGCTTGCCCTTCTGCTGAACGAGCTGAGGGTCATCTGGTATAAGAAAGCGGCGCAAACGATTTTGTATTTGCCGCATTTTATTTCGTGGATTATTATCGGCGGTCTCGTCTATCAGATGTTCTCCACGAACGGAGGCCTCGTCAACAATTTGCTCGTCGCGCTCGGCGTCGAACCGATCCCGTTCCTGACGGACAAAAACAATTGGGTGCTGGTGTATCTGGGAACAGGCATTTGGCAGAGCGCCGGCTGGGGAGCCATCATCTATTTGGCGGCGCTAACCGGGATCAACAAAGAGCTGTACGAAGCGGCCGAGGTCGACGGGGCCGGAAGAATGAAGAAGATGTGGCATATTACGCTGCCGGGCATCCGCCCGACCATCGTCGTCATGCTGATCATGCAGCTCGGTCATATTATGACGATCGGCTTCGAACGTCCGTACGTCATGGGCAACACGCTCGTATTGGATTATTCGGAGGTCATCAGTACGTTCGTGTATAAAGTAGGTCTTCAATCGGCGCAATTTTCGCTGGCGACGGCGACGGGCTTGTTCCAAGCGGCGGTCGGCCTGTTCTTCGTCGTCCTGGCCAATTCGATCGCCAAGCGATTCGGAGAGCAAGGCATATG
This genomic window contains:
- a CDS encoding extracellular solute-binding protein, encoding MIRRKQAAAAIASMLCLSLAVTACSGGSGGGGGGAGGAANSSESGGGASGGASGTSGGASTEQPAAEADPLFGKYEPGIEISTVRVIDELKFADGDDIDNNVWTRTLKERLGITINNQWVVKRDLGQEKMNVTLASGDLPDIFGVSDPTQLKQLVDSEQVYDLTELYEKHASPLVKEFAEATTNGLAAATFDGKLMAFPAGNATIDNAPILWIRKDWLAKLNLPEPQTMDDVLRIADAFANQDPDGNGKKDSYGLALNKTLFWANGGGAFGSLEGFFNGYRAYPQSWIKDANGNLAYGSIQPEMKAALAQLQEMYKNGLIDKEFGVKDESKEAELANAGKLGMGYGMMWNTLWPLNDGRKNDPNTDWQAYPIVSADGNPAKPQTPALSVTNYYVVNKHAKNPEALFKMLNLFAELQFDPKTPKEVWEQHSKINGIETWTYYPYPVGRPDKNLKIHHKVVATLKSRDPSGLNPEELDAYNNSLAMAEGTGDANAWGYDKVFGPEGSFKVIDKYVTEKLLQPSEFYVAPTATMVDKNATLLKMEQETFTKIIMGSASVDDFDTFVSNWKKLGGDQITAEVNEWYQSK
- a CDS encoding ABC transporter permease, which encodes MILPGLLLVVIYCYGPMLGLVIAFQKFVPARGIGASEWIGLENFKYVMALPGTMQVLWNTVAIAFMKMAAQLVVPIVFALLLNEVRKAVFKRSVQTLIYLPHFLSWVILGGILIDMLSPSEGILKDLLLLFGIEPIYFLGSNFWFRYVIVISDVWKEFGFNTIVYLAALTGINPALYEAAIVDGAGRWKQTLHITLPGMSSIIILLAVLSLGNVLNAGFDQVFNLYSPQVYQTGDIIDTFVYRLGLEQAQYGVATAVGLFKSVVSLTFISLSYYLAYRFANYRIF
- a CDS encoding carbohydrate ABC transporter permease, which produces MVEHVSWGRRAFVVFNYTFLSLVSLACVLPLIHVLAISFSSSEAAAAGLVKLWPVGFTVKSYAYVAQQKAFLASFLVTLQRVAVGVTLNMLMTILIAYPLSKESSVFRPRTAYAWAFVVTILFNGGLIPTYMVVKYTGIMDTIWALVLPTAVPVFNVILMLNFFRNLPKEMEEAAFMDGAGQWRTLWNVYLPMSLPSLATVTLFATVAHWNSWFDGLIFMNRPEHYPLQSYMQTVIIQQDLSALAASDLDALSQVSTRTVKAAQIFLGALPVLLVYPFLQRFFISGIVLGSVKE
- a CDS encoding ABC transporter permease, giving the protein MDQATLQRESLTAKTTAKRRRGASFLRDYQLYLLMILPIAYFILFKYVPMYGTLIAFQDYSIFRGVAGSEWVGLENFRQLFAMSQFYLVLRNTLLLNLLDLLFSFPAPILLALLLNELRVIWYKKAAQTILYLPHFISWIIIGGLVYQMFSTNGGLVNNLLVALGVEPIPFLTDKNNWVLVYLGTGIWQSAGWGAIIYLAALTGINKELYEAAEVDGAGRMKKMWHITLPGIRPTIVVMLIMQLGHIMTIGFERPYVMGNTLVLDYSEVISTFVYKVGLQSAQFSLATATGLFQAAVGLFFVVLANSIAKRFGEQGIW